Proteins encoded by one window of Arabidopsis thaliana chromosome 2, partial sequence:
- a CDS encoding uncharacterized protein (unknown protein; Has 35333 Blast hits to 34131 proteins in 2444 species: Archae - 798; Bacteria - 22429; Metazoa - 974; Fungi - 991; Plants - 531; Viruses - 0; Other Eukaryotes - 9610 (source: NCBI BLink).) — protein sequence MAGPGIPCCCGKRVFLLLGGMCMSRREVGEAVLPLIRGIGEGVYHFISLSSPSPSCRYCFWVVSASRCAASTSFLCSLGISSMKSSSVVRRSLAELSCVAKYDLRSAVS from the coding sequence ATGGCGGGGCCCGGGATCCCTTGCTGCTGCGGTAAAAGAGTCTTCCTTCTTCTGGGCGGAATGTGTATGAGTAGGCGTGAAGTAGGCGAAGCAGTCCTCCCGTTGATACGTGGGATAGGAGAAGGGGTCTACCACTTTATATCACTAAGTTCCCCCTCTCCGTCTTGCAGGTATTGTTTCTGGGTTGTGTCTGCTTCCCGCTGTGCAGCTTCCACTTCCTTTCTTTGTTCTCTGGGAATAAGTAGCATGAAGAGTTCATCTGTTGTCCGTAGGTCCCTGGCTGAGTTATCATGTGTAGCTAAGTACGATCTGCGTTCTGCTGTCAGTTAA
- the ABCI4 gene encoding Cytochrome C assembly protein (Cytochrome C assembly protein; FUNCTIONS IN: heme transporter activity; INVOLVED IN: cytochrome complex assembly, respiratory chain complex IV assembly, heme transport, protein complex assembly; LOCATED IN: membrane; CONTAINS InterPro DOMAIN/s: Cytochrome c-type biogenesis protein CcmC (InterPro:IPR003557), Cytochrome c assembly protein (InterPro:IPR002541); BEST Arabidopsis thaliana protein match is: cytochrome C biogenesis 256 (TAIR:ATMG00900.1); Has 3677 Blast hits to 3677 proteins in 926 species: Archae - 29; Bacteria - 1762; Metazoa - 2; Fungi - 0; Plants - 100; Viruses - 0; Other Eukaryotes - 1784 (source: NCBI BLink).) produces the protein MDLLYSMTKPESPRSELFHKGLILSDRAELSCRRSLFLSTPRWHLDFPRSSANRSISSFGRPGQPTYTELMPCPPNHERKHPIFQDFLHRALKSFLRRSRLTFSGNGMTRAKERDQGNNYAHQAFAPVSQKAKAYQFVEATSLGKESTGKSRAGVGRGSSFRGASLSYPLLVLFDSSALSRADFGYLWMDDLSRAISQFYPVVSGGLGGGNTPMPPTNPSEGGLLEGYYAHENEHSHNQQRGSPFWSKEYKESGSKRLFLNLEVEDQNTDTIGEQVKAESDKCEKIKAKIIAKTHELLVSEGYHIPDERDIERAINVVMTEHEMIDIDRRKKRFYYLYSRSRLLRYDLPGSSYRSYSRFIPFRCYDVPYSNSGDSRRSIALFTSEWDYWTDLLVTRSYAQILIGSWLFLTAMAIHLSLGVAPLDLQQGGNSRILYVHVPAARMSIIVYIATAINTFLFLLTKHPLYLRSSGTGIEMGAFFTLFTLVTGGFRGRPMWGTFWVWDARLTSVFISFLIYLGALRFQKLPVEPASISIRAGPIDIPIIKSSVNWWNTSHQPGSISRSSTSIHVPMPIPILSNFANFPFSTRILFVLETLQSQLTESKEIARPYSLWGISLAQHSFKTSTRSTGKKRSKGSTSQDGKKQESLESRNDLVKLGNEADRSQSKKGSPIGSGIAYLSFLLQYALGREKSAKAIEQSRSGLDADEGEGESFHLKTEYPCSHLLENPLRDSIVDNS, from the exons ATGGATTTACTTTATTCTATGACTAAACCAGAATCACCCCGGAGTGAGCTGTTCCATAAGGGGCTCATATTATCCGACAGAGCAGAGCTATCATGCCGAAGAAGCCTTTTTCTTTCTACGCCCCGGTGGCATCTTGACTTTCCTAG ATCCAGTGCCAACCGATCTATATCTAGCTTTGGCCGGCCGGGCCAACCCACCTATACAGAGTTGATGCCATGCCCGCCTAACCACGAAAGAAAGCATCCAATATTTCAAGACTTTCTCCACAGAGCTCTAAAATCCTTTCTCCGAAGATCCAGGCTCACTTTTTCAGGCAATGGAATGACCCGAGCAAAGGAAAGGGATCAAGGCAATAACTACGCGCATCAAG CATTCGCGCCGGTGtcacaaaaagcaaaagcatATCAATTCGTTGAGGCAACTAGTCTTGGTAAG GAGTCGACGGGGAAGAGCCGTGCTGGGGTTGGAAGAGGTTCCAGCTTTAGAGGAGCCTCCCTATCTTATCCCTTGTTGGTCTTATTTGACAGCTCAGCTTTGTCTCGGGCAGATTTTG GATACTTGTGGATGGACGACTTAAGTCGTGCCATTTCTCAGTTCTACCCGGTGGTATCCGGAGGACTAGGAGGAGGAAATACGCCAATGCCCCCGACAAATCCATCTGAGGGTGGTCTTTTAGAAGGATATTATGCTCATGAGAATGAGCACTCTCACAATCAGCAGAGGGGTTCACCTTTCTGGTCGAAAGAGTACAAGGAAAGTGGCTCAAAACGCCTTTTCTTGAACCTCGAGGTAGAGGATCAAAACACAGATACCATCGGGGAGCAAGTAAAAGCAGAGAGTGATAAATGCGAAAAAATCAAGGCAAAAATAATAGCAAAAACACATGAACTCTTAGTATCCGAAGGTTACCATATTCCGGATGAACGGGATATAGAACGAGCAATAAATGTTGTGATGACTGAACATGAAATGATCGATATCGATCGGCGTAAGAAAAGATTCTACTATCTTTATTCCCG GTCTCGACTTCTTCGCTATGATCTTCCCGGTAGTTCATATAGGAGCTATAGCCGTTTCATTCCTTTTCGTTGTTATGATGTTCCATATTCAAATAGCGGAGATTCACGAAGAAGTATTGCGCTATTTACCAGTGAGTGGGATTATTGGACTGATCTTTTGGTG ACCAGAAGCTACGCGCAAATTCTCATTGGGTCTTGGTTGTTCTTAACAGCGATGGCTATTCATTTAAGTCTTGGGGTAGCACCACTAGATCTTCAACAAGGTGGAAATTCTCGTATTCTCTATGTACATGTTCCTGCGGCTCGGATGAGTATTATTGTTTATATCGCCACGGCTATAAACACTTTCTTGTTCCTATTAACAAAACATCCCCTTTATCTTCGCTCTTCCGGAACCGGTATAGAAATGGGTGCTTTTTTTACGTTGTTTACCTTAGTTACTGGGGGGTTTCGGGGAAGACCAATGTGGGGGACCTTTTGGGTGTGGGATGCTCGTTTGACCTCTGTATTCATCTCGTTTCTTATTTACCTGGGTGCACTGCGTTTTCAAAAGCTTCCTGTCGAACCGGCTTCTATTTCAATTCGTGCTGGACCGATCGATATACCAATAATAAAGTCTTCAGTCAACTGGTGGAATACATCGCATCAACCTGGGAGCATTAGCCGATCTAGTACATCAATACATGTTCCTATGCCCATTCCAATCTTGTCTAACTTTGCTAACTTCCCCTTCTCAACCCGTATCTTGTTTGTTCTGGAAACAC TTCAATCGCAGCTCACAGAATCTAAAGAGATAGCTCGCCCTTATAGCTTATGGGGCATTTCACTCGCTCAACACTCGTTCAAAACATCCACTCGTTCAACAGGAAAGAAAAGGTCCAAAGGATCTACTTCTCAGGATGgaaagaagcaagaaagtCTAGAGAGTCGAAATGACCTTG TGAAACTCGGGAATGAAGCAGATAGGTCTCAGTCGAAGAAAGGTAGCCCTATTGGGTCTGGGATTGCTTACCTTTCTTTCCTTCTACAGTACGCCTTAG GCAGAGAAAAAAGTGCAAAAGCGATTGAACAAAGTCGCTCCGGTTTGGATGCAGATGAGGGAGAGGGTGAAAGCTTTCATTTAAAG ACAGAATATCCTTGCTCCCATCTATTGGAAAATCCACTCAGAGACTCAATAGTTGATAATAGTTGA
- a CDS encoding uncharacterized protein (unknown protein; Has 30201 Blast hits to 17322 proteins in 780 species: Archae - 12; Bacteria - 1396; Metazoa - 17338; Fungi - 3422; Plants - 5037; Viruses - 0; Other Eukaryotes - 2996 (source: NCBI BLink).), which produces MKKAVFEREVEEHGEEGGSGSLFSKEEGGLGEGGLGQLVRDVRKGREGWARQAREVEKVGLGKLGVGVSLVPKKDKAELPLLPSEVEYGSRFAEYLLIEGFKPLKRKDISLRLKRCGFRRVTPTFCKFLDNRSRIMPAAGTNPIFAHTSLFVWELNQKHRMKASLQDLFYFPPFFFLVT; this is translated from the exons ATGAAGAAAGCGGTATTTGAGAGGGAAGTAGAAGAACATGGAGAGGAAGGTGGGTCTGGTTCTCTGTTTagtaaagaagaaggtggGTTAGGGGAAGGTGGATTAGGTCAGTTGGTTAGGGATGTGAGGAAAGGAAGGGAAGGTTGGGCCAGGCAAGCTAGGGAAGTTGAGAAGGTTGGGCTAGGGAAGTTGGGAGTTGGTGTTTCCCTTGTTCCCA aaaaagacaaggCTGAGTTGCCCCTTCTACCATCTGAGGTGGAATACGGATCAAGATTTGCTGA GTATCTCTTGATCGAAGGGTTCAAGCCGCTAAAGCGGAAAGATATATCTCTTCGCCTGAAGCGTTGTGGATTTAGGCGTGTCACGCCAACCTTCTGTAAGTTCCTGGATAATCGTTCCCGGATAATGCCTGCCGCAGGGACTAACCCTATCTTCGCGCATACTTCCTTGTTTGTCTGGGAGTTGAATCAGAAGCATCGAATGAAAGCTTCTTTACAGGACCTCTTCTATTTCCCTCCATTCTTCTTCCTAGTGACCTAG